A genomic stretch from Mycosarcoma maydis chromosome 3, whole genome shotgun sequence includes:
- a CDS encoding putative ubiquinol cytochrome-c reductase core protein 2 — protein MSFARSAAPVRSVLRSAVNQQSRTFTTTNASGITTAAADDGALTSTVTVAIKAGSRYESAPGVAHVLKNYLFKSNQKRSALRLVREAEFYGGVLSTALTKEHLLLTAEFLRGDEDFFVEVLGDVLSKSKFAAHEFNEEALPQVQAEHAQAQSNPAVLGYDSLLQTAYRQRSLGHSLFASPASPVSHRQTVDFAHAAFAKNNIAVLGSGIESNKLSQLVSAHFGDLAATASVSTTAAKYFGGEQRVAFSAPHGAENTRAAHGHFFIGFEGAGHKDASEAANLAVLRSLLGGDSSVKWSNGVSPLSQIAESVSGAQAHAFNLTFSDSGVFGAHVSAPSASVQDAASKVVQALKNVAGGLKDETIQAAIAKAKFERASVLENRTASHELVSAQLLDSANVVTLDDTFAALEAVKANSLSTAAEKLLKSKPTTVAVGDVHLLPYADEVL, from the coding sequence ATGTCGTTCGCCCGTTCCGCCGCGCCCGTTCGAAGCGTTCTCCGAAGCGCTGTCAACCAGCAGTCGCGCACtttcaccaccaccaacgcaTCCGGCATcaccaccgctgctgccgacgaTGGAGCGTTGACCTCGACTGTCACCGTTGCTATCAAGGCCGGCTCTCGCTACGAGTCGGCTCCCGGTGTTGCGCACGTGCTCAAGAACTACCTGTTCAAGTCAAACCAGAAGCGTTCGGCTCTGCGTCTCGTTCGCGAGGCCGAGTTCTACGGAGGTGTCCTCTCCACCGCTTTGACTAAGGAGCACCTGCTGCTCACGGCCGAATTCCTGCGCGGTGATGAGGACTTCTTCGTCGAGGTACTCGGTGATGTTTTGTCCAAGTCCAAGTTTGCCGCGCACGAGTTTAACGAGGAGGCTTTGCCCCAGGTTCAGGCAGAACATGCGCAGGCACAATCCAACCCCGCCGTGCTCGGTTACGACAGCTTGCTCCAGACCGCCTACCGTCAACGCAGTCTCGGTCACTCACTCTTCGCCTCGCCCGCCTCGCCCGTCTCGCACCGTCAGACCGTCGACTTTGCGCACGCCGCTTTTGCCAAGAACAACATTGCCGTGCTCGGTTCCGGTATCGAGAGCAACAAGCTTTCAcagctcgtctcggcgCACTTTGGCGACCTCGCCGCAACCgcgtcggtctcgacgaCCGCTGCCAAGTACTTTGGTGGTGAACAGCGTGTAGCCTTCTCTGCCCCGCACGGTGCCGAGAACACACGTGCGGCTCATGGCCACTTTTTCATCGGCTTTGAGGGCGCCGGTCACAAGGATGCAAGTGAGGCTGCCAACCTGGCTGTGCTTCGTTCGCTGCTCGGTGGTGACTCGTCGGTCAAGTGGAGCAACGGCGTTTCGCCGCTGTCGCAGATCGCCGAGAGCGTGTCGGGTGCTCAGGCTCACGCTTTCAACTTGACCTTCTCGGACTCGGGTGTGTTTGGTGCCCACGTCTCGGCACCAAGCGCTTCCGTTCAGGACGCTGCTAGCAAGGTCGTCCAGGCACTCAAGAATGTCGCTGGCGGTCTCAAGGACGAGACCATCCAAGCGGCCATCGCCAAGGCCAAGTTCGAACGCGCCTCGGTGCTTGAGAACCGCACCGCTTCTCACGAACTCGTCTCGGCccagctgctcgactctGCCAACGTGGTCACCTTGGACGACACTTTTGCTGCGCTTGAAGCCGTCAAGGCTAACTCGCTCtccactgctgctgagaAACTCCTCAAGAGCAAGCCTACAACCGTTGCTGTAGGCGACGTTCACCTTCTCCCTTACGCTGACGAGGTTCTCTAG
- a CDS encoding GTPase NPA3 (related to XPA binding protein) — MASTSAPLPSAPAPTSSATHLGLLPEIPRASSIIVIGMAGSGKSTFTASLHDHLHEREKEQQDEREQQQQTGASASEPASTSQITAPYMVNLDPAVGTLGYEPNVDIRDTVDYARVMEQYNLGPNGGILTALNLFTTKFDQVLNILEKRAKQVDHIVLDTPGQIEIFTWSASGSIVTDALASSMPTVVAYIIDTPRTTAPATFMSNMLYACSILYKTKLPFILVFNKTDAQSHQFALEWMQDFEKFQQALAAGNATDPSSTVTQQGLDPRARNYDAEGSQGYMNSLMNSMSLVLDEFYKNLRAVGVSSVTGDGMDDFLAAVQEARQEYLNDYRPELERLAKQRDAKRETSKKEQLARLIKDMNMGGKSTSVQDSNVAKVVTKSSEDLSRHIDEEYEGDGQIIEPDSDEEKPHYEYPGPEYDRGDGTVWPRPG; from the exons ATGGCGTCGACATCGGCACCACTGCCATCGGCTCCTGCGCcaacgagctcggcaacgcATCTGGGCCTTCTTCCGGAAATTCCCCGAGCGAGCTCCATTATTGTGATTGGTATGGCTGGCTCCGGCAAGAGTACCTTCACCGCCAGCCTGCACGACCATCTGCATGAAAGGGAAAAGGAACAACAAGATGaacgagagcagcagcagcaaacgggcgcatcagcatcagaaccagcatcgacgtcgcAGATCACAGCACCCTACATGGTCAATCTTGATCCTGCTGTTGGCACTCTAGGCTACGAACCCAACGTGGACATCCGAGATACCGTCGACTACGCTCGTGTCATGGAGCAGTACAACCTTGGACCTAACGGCGGTATTCTGACCGCACTCAACCTTTTTACAACCAAATTTGACCAGGTGCTCAACATTCTCGAGAAACGAGCAAAGCAAGTCGACCACATTGTGCTAGATACACCGGGTCAGATCGAGATCTTTACATGGTCCGCATCGGGTTCCATCGTGACCGATGCGTTGGCAAGTTCTATGCCTACCGTGGTAGCTTACATCATCGATACGCCAAGAACGACAGCGCCAGCAACGTTCATGAGCAACATGCTCTACGCTTGCAGCATCTTGTACAAGACAAAGTTGCCCTTCATCCTCGTGTTCAACAAGACAGATGCACAGTCGCATCAGTTTGCGCTCGAGTGGATGCAGGATTTTGAAAAATTTCAGCAAGCTTTGGCCGCTGGAAACGCCACCGATCCGTCGTCTACTGTGACGCAGCAAGGACTGGATCCGAGGGCTCGCAACTACGACGCCGAGGGGAGCCAAGGTTACATGAACAGCCTCATGAACAGCATGAGTcttgtgctcgacgagtTTTACAAGAATCTGAGGGCCGTTGGAGTTTCATCGGTGACCGGCGACGGCATGGACGATTTTCTGGCAGCGGTGCAAGAGGCGCGTCAAGAGTATCTAAATGACTATCGACCCGAGCTGGAACGActggccaagcagcgcgaTGCCAAGCGCGAGACCAGCAAGAAGGAGCAACTTGCTCGATTGATCAAGGATATGAACATGGGCGGCAAGTCGACATCAGTACAGGATAGCAACGTGGCGAAAGTGGTGACCAAGTCAAGCGAAGACTTGTCGCGACACATTGACGAAGAGTACGAAGGCGACGGACAGATCATCGAACCG GACTCGGACGAAGAAAAGCCGCACTACGAATATCCAGGGCCAGAATACGATCGCGGAGATGGCACTGTGTGGCCTCGACCCGGCTAG
- a CDS encoding uncharacterized protein (related to UMP1 - proteasome maturation factor), whose product MSSALQSQKQQQLEPSYVLVPPPYASHTRVSTNASTSHPVYAGVHDTMRHGLNNVLHHVSTQSHHPIQNRLENWEATQDNLKLTMQRNIHGIGAPAHTLMERKIVSYNPAFDPTTSSTSISKLHLDILNGDDERIEPRDFLPSEISATVPDMHTVMERRLGL is encoded by the exons ATGAGCTCCGCATTGCAAtcgcagaagcagcagcagctcgaaccGAGCTACGTGCTCGTTCCCCCCCCGTATGCGTCGCACACGCGCGTGTCGACTAACGCGTCTACCTCTCATCCAGTGTACGCTGGTGTTCACGACACCATGCGACACGGCCTCAACAATGTGTTGCACCATGTGTCGACGCAATCTCATCACCCTATCCAGAACCGACTCGAGAACTGGGAGGCGACGCAGGACAACCTGAAACTCACCATGCAGCGAAACATCCACGGAATCGGTGCACCAGCACATACATTGATGGAGCGAAAGATTGTCAGCTAT AACCCGGCTTTTGACCCAACGACAAGttccacctcgatctcCAAGCTTCATCTTGACATTCTCAatggcgatgatgagcgcatcgagcccCGCGATTTCCTCCCTT CCGAAATCTCTGCTACCGTTCCCGACATGCACACCGTCATGGAGCGCCGTCTCGGCCTTTAA